A stretch of DNA from Desulfobacterales bacterium:
GATCCCGATCTCCGCGCCCAGACCGAACTGGCCGCCGTCATTGAACCGGGTCGAGGCATTGACCATCACTGCCGAGGCGTCCACCTCGCGCAGGAACCGCTGGGCATTGGTGTAATCCCGGGTAACAATGGTTTCGGTATGCTGGGAACCGTAACGGGCGATATAATCCATTGCCGCATCAAGATCGTCCACCACCTTGATCGCCAAGATGAGATCGAGAAACTCCATGCCCCAGTCCGTTTCCAGGGCCGGGGTACAGTCGGGAAGAATCTCCCGGCAGGCGGGACAGCCGCGCAACTCCACCCCGGCCTTGGTCAACCCGGCCGCCGCCAGGGGCAGAAAGAAGGGGGCGATTTCCCGGTGGACCAGCAGCCCTTCCAGGGCATTACAGACCCCGGGCCGCTGGGTCTTGGCATTGAGTACGATATCCCTGGCCATCTCCGGCTCAGCGGTCCGGTCGACAAACACGTGACAGACACCCTTGTAATGTTTGAGCACCGGAATCCGGGAATTTTCAGCCACAAACCGGATCAATCCTTCGCCGCCCCGGGGGATGATCAGATCGATGTACTCCTCCAGCTCCAGCAGGACGGTGATTGCCTCCCGGTCAATGATCGGCACCAGCTGGATCGCGGCCGGGTCGATATCCTCGGCAGCCAGTGAATCCCGCAGCACCCGGGCCAGGGCCAGGTTGGAATGGATCGCCTCGGACCCGCCCCGGAGAAACACGGAGTTGCCGGCCTTGAGACACAGGGCAGCCGCGTCCACGGTAACATTGGGCCGCGACTCATAGATCATCCCGACCACTCCCAGGGGCACCCGCATCCTGCCGACCACGATCCCGCTGGGCCGGCGGCCCATCTCGGCGATCTCGCCCACCGGGTCGGGCAATGCCGCAACCTCCTTGAGCCCGTTGATCATCGAGGCCATCACCTTGTCCGAGAGTTCAAGCCGGTCCAGCATTGCCGCGGAAAGACCCTTGTCCCGGCCCGCGGCCAGGTCTTTTTCGTTCTCGACGCGGATAAAATCCCTGCGCTCGGCCAGGGCCCCGGCCATCCGCAGCAATACCCGGTTCTTGCTATCAGAGGATACCCCGGCCAGCCGCCGGGCCGCCTGTTTCGCCTCTTGGGCCATGGATATAATGGTTTCCCTTACCGCCATCTTTCACTCTCCTTTACATAATAACCAGGTTATCCCGGTGGATAACCTCATCCCCGTTTTTATAGCCAAGGACCTCCTCAATCCGACTGGTCTTGACCCCCTGGATCCGGACAAGATCGGCAGACCCGTAATCGACCAGCCCGACCGCGATCAGCTGGTTGCTTTCGTCCAGACATTGTACCGACTCGCCGCGCCGGAACTTGCCGCGCACCTCCTTGATCCCGGAAGGCAGCAGGCTCTTGCCGCCCTTGACCACCGCCCGGCAGGCCCCCTGATCAAGCACCAGGTCGCCTTTGGGCCTGAGGACGTAGGCAATCCAGTGCTTGCGCCCCTGCATCTTCTCGGCCCGGGGCAGGAAAAATGTGCCCACCGGATCGCCGGCAAAAAGCTGCTGCAGGATCCCGGGTTGCCGGCCGGAGCCGATAAAGGAACTGCCGCCCCGGGCCGCCACCATCCTGGCGGCCCTGATCTTGCTCCGCATCCCGCCCATGCCCAGGGCCCCGACCAGGTGGCCGGCCATCTTCTCCACCTTTTTATCGACCCTGGTCACGGTATACACCGGCTCGGCCCGGGGATCAAGCCGGGGATTGCCGGTATAAAGGCCGTCCACATCAGTGAGACAGATCAACATGTCCGCCTCGATCACATTGGTGATCATCGCCGCCAGGGTATCATTGTCGCCGAATCGCAACTCCTCCACCGACACCGTATCGTTCTCATTGACAATGGGCAGGATGCCCCAGTCAAGCAGGGTCAGCATGGTGTTACGGATATTGA
This window harbors:
- the proB gene encoding glutamate 5-kinase is translated as MTSGDDQRKGIGLRRAYLARARRVVVKVGSAVLTNADGLDQGVIEELARGLLFLRESGCEVILVSSGAVAAGRKRLGRTGAGNVSLKEKQAFAALGQSSLMRVYEDIFNKSGRKVAQVLLTHNDLANRNRYLNIRNTMLTLLDWGILPIVNENDTVSVEELRFGDNDTLAAMITNVIEADMLICLTDVDGLYTGNPRLDPRAEPVYTVTRVDKKVEKMAGHLVGALGMGGMRSKIRAARMVAARGGSSFIGSGRQPGILQQLFAGDPVGTFFLPRAEKMQGRKHWIAYVLRPKGDLVLDQGACRAVVKGGKSLLPSGIKEVRGKFRRGESVQCLDESNQLIAVGLVDYGSADLVRIQGVKTSRIEEVLGYKNGDEVIHRDNLVIM
- a CDS encoding glutamate-5-semialdehyde dehydrogenase, producing the protein MAVRETIISMAQEAKQAARRLAGVSSDSKNRVLLRMAGALAERRDFIRVENEKDLAAGRDKGLSAAMLDRLELSDKVMASMINGLKEVAALPDPVGEIAEMGRRPSGIVVGRMRVPLGVVGMIYESRPNVTVDAAALCLKAGNSVFLRGGSEAIHSNLALARVLRDSLAAEDIDPAAIQLVPIIDREAITVLLELEEYIDLIIPRGGEGLIRFVAENSRIPVLKHYKGVCHVFVDRTAEPEMARDIVLNAKTQRPGVCNALEGLLVHREIAPFFLPLAAAGLTKAGVELRGCPACREILPDCTPALETDWGMEFLDLILAIKVVDDLDAAMDYIARYGSQHTETIVTRDYTNAQRFLREVDASAVMVNASTRFNDGGQFGLGAEIGISTTKLHAYGPMGLKELTTRKFIVYGDGQVRS